The following coding sequences are from one Kosakonia sp. H02 window:
- a CDS encoding amino acid adenylation domain-containing protein, which yields MEYLALTSAQMGMWLANEVALNPGNNNISEYLIIDGVIEPSIFKAAIKRMISEADSMHSRFYYSNNEVKQLLSPVDDYEAQFYDFSMMADPWATAVEHMTAHSNTLFSLSEGYAFTFSLIKLAEDKYVYYHCCHHILLDGFGASLILRRAIDIYNSLITGKPVSSPPFGSLKKLIADDAEYRRSNRFARDRDYWISRFSDAPEAASLAGRSAPSEHIIRQRISLDKTLHDAIVTQANASGYTLPQLLTTLSSIYLYRMTGNEDLVIGFPMTARVGREQRNIPGLMSNIMPMRFTLSPALSLNDVVTLSTKEMLTSLRHQQYRHEELLRSLNLTRPLFNTAINVELFGDDLTFNGAKTLPVNTANGPVEDLSIFFFGYGEEHTLVLGLDANSALYNEQQLLAHHERMTALFSALLKNPGTAIGAPSLLNDNEYQQLTQINKKTFHPAATLTLTERFEKQVRITPQAPALYYQNSVLTYSQLNDRINQMSHYLLGQGVRSGEIIALLLPRTENIVITILAIMKAGAIYLPLDPDHPAERIKHILATATPKLILTSAVTSHLVPEFRQCQIDDEEVLTAINSQPENDPVNPPALLKQAAYVLFTSGSTGAPKGVLIPHYALANFMVAMQQYVQLSAQHRLLAVTTIGFDIAALELFLPLVNGASVVIASRDAARDPHLLAAEIEQRQISHLQGTPALWQGLVEYQPQSMANLTALVGGDSLPATLAERMVALASRVIQVYGPTETTIWSTARELTAAHVSPSTIGLPIHNTQVYILDSALQPVPPGQTGELYIAGDGLAFGYLQRADLTSERFVANPFGDPGKRMYRTGDIACWDQDMQIGFLGRADNQVKIRGYRIEPGDIENALHTFPAVKQALVLAHDEKSSGQKRLIAYVILHEGETCSPEALRAGLSQQVPDYMVPAVIMLLERFPLTANGKIDRRALPIPAFTTPDRVLPSTPQQEKLCQLFAECLDIAPPGIDDSFFSLGGHSLLALKLLSRVREVFNCEISLKAIFDTPTVAELSALIEAGTTATVRPALVEQPRPALLPMSFAQQRLWLQEQITPGSAYNMPLAVQLNGKLDAAVLAQALSDVIARHESLRTRLTQQDDTPCQQIIAPQDVAFTLHQQAIAAEQLTEQLRQHCGHVFALDQELPIKAWLYQLAPEQHVLLLVIHHTAGDGGSLFPLLQDLSLCWQARQMGKTPQLAALPVQYADYALWQRALLSEAQGAGSLFAQQMDYWRTQLQGLPEEVTLAGDRPRPARARYAGDRVAFTLPTDVFQRLTSLSTTTGASLFMLLHAALVALLHRMGAGDDIVIGTPIFGRTDVAQIPMIGYFANTAVLRTQAAGNPELTTLIELARNAVLEANEHQDVPFERIVEELAPDRSLAKHPLFQVMLAVDTPWPQAVTFPQLQVEQLDLPTTTAKFDLLFNFNVDEQHARLSGHIEYATDLYDAGTVSGFAERLVQVIDIMASHPATRIGELALLNAAQRETLLNTWNATTVALPEPSLAGLFERQVLCSPNAVAVKEGSKTLTYHQLNQAANRLAHRLIELAQGKTFCAGLLMKHSVEAVIATLAVIKAGGAYLPLRTTDPLERQQMMMDDAGATLLIADAGLPLPTAEFVIHATDESQLAPTQTNPEPGTTPQSLAYIMYTSGSTGKPKGIAVNQQSVVALALDRRWSPEDHQRVLLHSPAAFDASTYEFWVPLLCGGQLIVAPTGELDIDALAQVIIHEKVTALWLTAGLFRLMAEEHASALKDVRLLVAGGDVLPVAAIRSVMEQCPTLVMMNGYGPTETTTFATSYLMPRIPTDVSVPIGAPVDNMQVYVLDSYLNPVPVGVPGELYIAGLGLARGYQNQPVLTAAHFVANPFSNRGERMYRSGDWVRWREDGVLEYLNRGDQQVKIRGFRIELAEVETALQKHADVAQALVCAVEPNPGNKQLIAYVIARKNAPCDPASLRQALSAQLPDFMVPAMIIPVDKFPLNANGKVDMRALPAAVFNTAQRRSARNEQESTLCTLFAEILGLNEIGIDDNFFALGGHSLMASRLVSKVRRVMQVNPAIRDLFEAPTVAQFAQRLTGGSTLRPALQTREKPAYLSLSAAQRRLWMIDRIEGKKATYNMPLTLELEGELNVPALVAALNDVKQRHESLRTRFKQQPDGSVYQHITDGKAARCALTSRNVLPEDLEKEVLAAAQYAFDLESEDPCRAWLFNVSAQRHVLLFLMHHIASDGGSLSPLLSDLAAAYNARTEGHAPALAPLPVQYADYALWQRELLGQANDAQSLHSRQLAWWRETLQDLPEELPLPTDRPRPQRSSYRGKQWHFEVDTAVYARLLEVAKQRNASLFMVLQAALAVLLGRSGAGNDIPLGTVIAGRTDDALEPLVGFFINTLVLRTDLCGNPTFGELLARVRDRALQAYEHQDLPFENLVEALNPERSLARHPLFQVMLVLQNMAQGEARFDKLETHVATPLLPVAKFDLTFNIEETPTALKGILEYAIDLFDEATAQRLASYFTNLLIAISIDVDVPVSELALFREDERRQILEEWNNTARELPAMTFAGQFEAVALATPDALALSGDGEQLTYAQLNLRANRLANLMMEKGVGAEDIVAIALPRSVSLIVALVATLKTGAAYLPLDPDYPPERLNYMLEHARPALVITHSTFADKLGAQYACLRLDHPAMRGQLADFCAESITLPRTLELDKAAYIIYTSGSTGMPKGVLVTHRGISHLVASQIERLHITAQSRVLQFASPSFDASFWDISMALLSGASLVVADREALSPGRPLYELMRDQHITHATLPPVGLAVMPREPLPMLETLVVAGEACPPELIAFWGTGRRMINAYGPSESTVCATISQPLQANQVPPIGTPILNMQAYVLDAYLQPVAPGVKGELYIAGESLARGYLKRPDLTAERFVANPFGAPGGRMYRTGDLASWNSHGELMFAGRVDHQVKIRGFRIELGEIESRLLQHPQLEQATVIVREDKPGLRQLVGYAVANDENADAAQLRDYLRDYLPDYMVPIAIVLLAAIPVTPNGKIDRRALPAPSFTPVSHSEPTNAQEQLLCTLFAELLNVPQVDSQASFFEMGGDSITAIQLVARARQAGWVITPREVFEHKTVSGLAKVMKATTVAEVTPQIDSVGELPATPIIHWLMENPGEINSFCQATLLQTPEQLDEATLRQMLTWLMEQHDALRLTASRSAHGEITLTIPPALIDEDFVHIVDCQTLTAEALSQRIQAESQFAKQRLDPASGKMVQAVWFRTSPGQPGRLMLMLHHLVVDGVSWRLLAADLHTLWRNIVAGTSPQPLSAGTSFRAWACALSQEALSRASELAHWQAVLNKPDRLLTSRPLDGVTDQIATSDSLQVELPAEYTQPLLGSVPTLFHAGINDVLLCAFALAVNEWRQGSQNDVLLDVEGHGREELPNTDLSQTVGWFTCMYPVRLAPGAAQPGDPRSLGNALKRVKEQLRQLPGNGLGYGLLRYVNSQTRPVLAQLPQAQMGFNYLGRMTAGEEREWHVAKEASLLDTRADASFALPHALSLNAVVEERPTGPVLVANWSWATALHSEETVSVLGKYWFRWLKALSQLSSVPDAGGFTPSDIPLVSLQQEGLSKLQAKWKNKK from the coding sequence ATGGAATATCTCGCTTTAACTTCAGCTCAAATGGGCATGTGGTTAGCGAATGAAGTCGCACTGAATCCGGGAAATAATAATATTAGCGAGTATTTAATAATTGATGGCGTTATAGAACCATCAATATTTAAAGCCGCAATAAAGAGAATGATTTCTGAAGCCGACTCAATGCATAGTCGCTTTTATTACAGCAACAACGAAGTCAAACAATTATTATCTCCAGTCGATGATTATGAGGCACAATTCTACGATTTCAGCATGATGGCCGATCCGTGGGCCACCGCTGTTGAACATATGACGGCGCATAGTAATACTTTATTTTCCCTCTCTGAGGGCTATGCTTTTACCTTTTCCCTGATTAAATTAGCAGAAGATAAATATGTTTATTACCACTGCTGCCACCATATTCTTCTGGACGGATTTGGCGCCTCGCTGATTCTCCGTCGGGCAATTGATATTTACAACAGCTTAATTACTGGAAAGCCTGTTTCTTCCCCTCCTTTTGGCAGTTTAAAAAAACTCATTGCAGATGATGCTGAATACCGGCGTTCGAACCGGTTTGCGCGAGACCGCGATTACTGGATATCGCGCTTTAGCGACGCGCCAGAAGCAGCAAGCCTCGCTGGACGCTCCGCACCGTCCGAACATATCATCCGCCAGCGTATTAGCCTGGATAAAACGCTTCATGACGCCATTGTCACGCAGGCGAATGCCTCGGGGTACACGCTTCCACAATTGCTCACGACATTAAGTTCTATTTACCTTTACCGCATGACGGGCAACGAGGATCTGGTCATTGGTTTTCCAATGACGGCACGCGTAGGGCGGGAACAGCGTAATATCCCCGGATTAATGTCCAATATTATGCCAATGCGCTTTACTTTATCGCCGGCGCTTTCGCTTAACGATGTCGTGACATTATCGACGAAAGAGATGCTGACATCCTTACGCCACCAGCAATATCGCCATGAAGAATTACTGCGTTCTTTGAATCTAACGCGGCCCTTATTCAACACGGCAATTAACGTTGAATTATTTGGTGATGACTTAACCTTCAACGGTGCAAAAACATTACCTGTCAATACAGCGAATGGCCCGGTAGAAGATTTAAGTATTTTCTTTTTTGGCTACGGTGAAGAACATACATTAGTGCTCGGCCTCGATGCCAATAGCGCACTTTATAATGAACAACAACTTCTGGCGCATCATGAGAGAATGACGGCGTTATTTTCTGCGCTACTGAAAAATCCAGGCACTGCAATTGGCGCACCTTCATTATTAAACGACAATGAATACCAGCAACTCACTCAAATAAATAAAAAAACGTTTCACCCTGCCGCCACACTTACATTAACCGAACGCTTTGAAAAGCAGGTCAGGATAACACCGCAAGCACCTGCGCTCTATTACCAGAACAGCGTACTGACCTACTCCCAGTTAAATGATCGAATTAACCAAATGAGTCATTATTTACTGGGGCAAGGTGTTCGCTCCGGTGAAATTATTGCATTACTTTTACCGCGCACAGAAAATATTGTAATAACGATATTGGCAATAATGAAAGCCGGGGCAATTTACCTGCCGTTAGATCCCGATCATCCCGCCGAACGTATTAAACATATTCTTGCTACCGCCACACCGAAATTAATATTAACGTCCGCTGTGACATCGCATCTGGTTCCGGAATTCCGTCAATGTCAAATAGACGATGAGGAAGTACTCACCGCCATTAATTCACAACCAGAAAATGATCCTGTTAACCCGCCTGCGCTGCTCAAGCAGGCAGCGTATGTCTTATTTACTTCAGGCTCCACCGGCGCACCGAAAGGCGTGCTGATCCCCCATTACGCATTAGCTAATTTTATGGTGGCGATGCAGCAGTACGTACAGCTTTCAGCGCAGCATCGTTTGCTGGCCGTCACCACCATCGGCTTTGATATCGCTGCGCTGGAACTTTTCCTGCCGCTGGTGAACGGGGCTTCTGTGGTGATTGCTTCGCGTGATGCGGCGCGCGACCCGCACTTATTGGCCGCAGAAATCGAGCAGCGGCAAATTTCCCACCTGCAAGGCACCCCGGCTTTGTGGCAGGGGTTAGTCGAGTATCAACCCCAGTCGATGGCGAATCTGACGGCGTTGGTTGGCGGCGACTCCCTGCCCGCTACGCTCGCTGAACGCATGGTCGCGCTGGCGTCCCGGGTGATCCAGGTCTACGGGCCAACAGAAACGACCATCTGGTCAACGGCACGCGAACTTACCGCCGCGCACGTCTCGCCCTCCACCATTGGCCTGCCGATCCACAATACCCAGGTTTATATCCTTGATAGCGCCCTTCAGCCGGTACCGCCAGGGCAGACAGGCGAACTCTATATCGCCGGTGATGGCCTGGCGTTTGGCTATTTGCAGCGCGCGGATTTAACCAGCGAACGTTTTGTGGCTAACCCTTTTGGTGACCCTGGTAAACGTATGTATCGCACGGGCGATATCGCCTGCTGGGATCAGGATATGCAGATAGGCTTTCTGGGGCGCGCGGATAATCAGGTCAAAATCCGCGGTTACCGTATTGAGCCAGGCGACATTGAAAATGCGCTGCACACCTTCCCGGCAGTAAAACAGGCGCTGGTGCTCGCCCACGACGAAAAATCCTCTGGCCAGAAACGGCTGATTGCATATGTCATCCTGCACGAAGGCGAAACCTGTTCACCGGAAGCGCTACGGGCCGGATTAAGCCAACAGGTGCCGGATTATATGGTGCCAGCAGTCATTATGCTGCTGGAGCGCTTCCCGCTCACGGCGAATGGCAAAATTGACCGTCGGGCGTTACCTATCCCGGCATTCACTACGCCCGACCGGGTTCTGCCCTCGACGCCACAACAAGAAAAGCTGTGTCAGCTCTTTGCGGAATGCCTGGATATTGCGCCTCCAGGGATCGACGACAGCTTCTTTAGTCTTGGCGGACACTCGCTGCTGGCCCTGAAGTTACTGAGCCGCGTGCGTGAGGTTTTCAATTGTGAAATATCGCTGAAGGCTATTTTTGATACACCGACCGTCGCCGAACTGAGCGCCCTTATTGAGGCTGGCACTACCGCCACAGTGCGGCCTGCGCTGGTTGAGCAACCGCGCCCTGCCCTGCTGCCCATGTCATTTGCCCAGCAACGTTTGTGGTTACAGGAGCAGATAACACCCGGCAGCGCCTACAATATGCCGCTGGCGGTGCAGCTTAACGGCAAACTGGATGCGGCCGTGCTGGCACAAGCCCTCTCTGATGTCATCGCCCGCCATGAAAGTTTGCGCACGCGTTTGACACAGCAGGACGACACGCCTTGCCAGCAGATTATTGCGCCGCAAGACGTGGCGTTTACCTTGCATCAACAGGCGATTGCGGCGGAGCAACTCACCGAACAGTTGAGGCAACATTGCGGGCATGTTTTCGCGCTCGATCAGGAACTGCCCATCAAAGCCTGGTTGTACCAGCTTGCGCCAGAGCAGCACGTCCTGCTGCTGGTTATCCATCACACGGCTGGTGATGGGGGTTCCCTCTTCCCGCTGTTGCAGGATTTGAGCCTCTGCTGGCAGGCCCGGCAGATGGGCAAAACACCGCAACTCGCAGCGCTGCCGGTGCAATATGCGGATTATGCGCTGTGGCAACGCGCGCTGCTTAGCGAAGCGCAAGGCGCAGGTTCACTGTTCGCACAGCAAATGGACTACTGGCGCACGCAATTGCAGGGCTTACCGGAAGAGGTGACGCTGGCCGGGGATCGCCCACGTCCGGCGCGCGCCCGTTATGCTGGCGATCGCGTGGCGTTCACGCTTCCGACCGACGTTTTCCAGCGTTTAACGTCCCTGAGCACGACAACGGGCGCGAGCCTGTTTATGCTACTCCACGCCGCGCTGGTGGCGTTGCTACACCGTATGGGTGCCGGTGACGACATTGTAATTGGCACGCCGATCTTCGGCCGTACCGATGTCGCACAAATCCCGATGATCGGTTATTTCGCCAACACTGCCGTACTGCGCACGCAGGCCGCCGGTAACCCTGAGCTGACCACCCTTATCGAACTGGCGCGCAATGCCGTGCTGGAAGCCAATGAACACCAGGATGTGCCTTTTGAGCGGATCGTTGAGGAACTTGCCCCGGACCGCTCGCTCGCGAAACACCCGCTGTTCCAGGTCATGCTGGCGGTCGACACACCGTGGCCACAAGCGGTTACCTTCCCGCAATTACAGGTTGAGCAGCTCGATTTACCCACTACCACGGCTAAATTCGACCTGCTGTTCAATTTTAACGTCGATGAACAGCACGCGCGTTTAAGCGGGCATATCGAATACGCCACCGATCTTTATGATGCGGGCACCGTGAGCGGCTTTGCTGAGCGGTTAGTCCAGGTCATAGACATCATGGCAAGCCATCCGGCAACCCGCATCGGCGAACTGGCGTTGTTGAATGCCGCCCAGCGCGAAACCCTGCTCAACACGTGGAACGCGACAACCGTCGCGCTGCCTGAGCCTTCATTAGCCGGGCTGTTTGAACGCCAGGTCTTGTGCTCGCCCAATGCAGTGGCGGTCAAAGAAGGCAGCAAAACACTTACCTATCACCAGTTGAATCAGGCAGCCAACCGCCTGGCGCACCGGCTTATTGAACTCGCCCAGGGGAAAACGTTCTGCGCCGGGCTGCTGATGAAGCACTCTGTCGAGGCGGTCATCGCCACGCTGGCGGTGATTAAAGCCGGTGGCGCTTATTTGCCGCTACGCACCACCGATCCGCTGGAACGCCAGCAAATGATGATGGATGACGCTGGCGCAACGCTGTTAATCGCCGACGCGGGTCTGCCGCTTCCCACGGCAGAGTTTGTGATTCACGCGACGGACGAATCGCAACTCGCGCCGACCCAGACGAACCCAGAACCAGGCACCACGCCGCAAAGCCTGGCCTACATCATGTACACCTCCGGCTCGACGGGTAAACCCAAAGGTATCGCAGTGAATCAACAGAGCGTGGTCGCGCTCGCGCTCGATCGCCGCTGGTCGCCAGAGGATCACCAGCGCGTGCTGCTGCACTCGCCTGCGGCATTCGATGCTTCAACCTATGAGTTCTGGGTGCCGTTATTGTGCGGCGGCCAGTTAATCGTCGCGCCGACAGGTGAACTGGATATTGATGCGTTGGCGCAAGTCATCATCCATGAAAAAGTGACGGCGCTGTGGCTGACTGCTGGCCTGTTCCGGCTGATGGCAGAAGAGCATGCCAGCGCCCTGAAAGACGTACGTCTGCTCGTTGCTGGCGGTGATGTGCTGCCAGTTGCGGCTATCAGAAGCGTCATGGAGCAGTGCCCGACACTGGTCATGATGAATGGCTATGGGCCCACGGAAACGACCACGTTCGCCACCAGCTATCTTATGCCTCGCATTCCGACAGACGTTAGCGTACCGATCGGTGCGCCTGTCGATAATATGCAGGTTTATGTGCTTGATAGTTACCTGAACCCGGTGCCCGTCGGCGTGCCTGGCGAACTGTATATCGCCGGGCTTGGACTGGCGCGCGGTTACCAGAATCAACCGGTACTGACGGCGGCGCATTTTGTCGCCAACCCCTTCAGCAACCGCGGTGAACGCATGTATCGCTCAGGCGACTGGGTTCGCTGGCGCGAAGATGGCGTGCTCGAATACCTGAACCGTGGCGATCAGCAGGTCAAAATTCGCGGTTTTCGTATTGAGCTTGCCGAAGTGGAAACGGCCCTGCAAAAACACGCAGACGTGGCGCAGGCGCTGGTCTGCGCTGTGGAACCCAATCCCGGTAATAAACAGCTTATCGCGTATGTTATTGCGCGGAAAAACGCCCCCTGCGATCCCGCGTCATTACGTCAGGCGCTGAGCGCTCAGTTACCGGATTTTATGGTCCCGGCGATGATTATCCCGGTGGATAAATTCCCCCTGAATGCCAATGGCAAAGTGGATATGCGCGCGCTACCAGCGGCGGTGTTCAATACCGCACAGCGCAGGAGTGCACGTAATGAACAGGAAAGCACGCTCTGCACGCTGTTCGCTGAGATCCTCGGCTTAAATGAAATCGGCATCGACGATAACTTCTTTGCGCTGGGCGGCCATTCATTAATGGCTTCACGTCTGGTCAGTAAAGTTCGCCGGGTGATGCAGGTGAACCCGGCCATTCGCGATCTCTTTGAAGCCCCCACGGTTGCGCAGTTTGCGCAGCGTTTAACCGGCGGGAGCACTCTGCGCCCGGCGTTACAAACACGGGAAAAACCCGCTTATCTGTCGCTATCGGCAGCGCAGCGTCGGCTGTGGATGATTGATCGCATCGAGGGCAAAAAAGCCACCTACAACATGCCGTTGACGCTTGAGCTGGAAGGTGAATTGAACGTGCCTGCGCTGGTGGCGGCGCTGAACGATGTGAAACAGCGTCATGAAAGCCTACGCACGCGCTTTAAGCAACAACCCGATGGTTCCGTTTACCAGCACATCACTGACGGTAAAGCGGCGCGCTGCGCACTGACCTCACGGAATGTTTTGCCAGAGGATCTGGAAAAAGAGGTGCTGGCCGCGGCGCAATACGCTTTTGATTTGGAAAGTGAAGATCCCTGCCGCGCCTGGTTGTTTAACGTCTCAGCGCAGCGCCATGTGTTGCTGTTTTTGATGCATCACATCGCCAGCGACGGCGGCTCGCTTTCCCCGTTATTAAGCGATTTGGCCGCAGCGTATAACGCCCGCACGGAAGGCCATGCGCCAGCGCTGGCTCCCCTGCCCGTGCAATATGCCGATTATGCGCTGTGGCAGCGGGAATTACTGGGTCAGGCAAATGATGCACAGAGCCTGCACAGCCGCCAGTTGGCCTGGTGGCGCGAAACCCTTCAGGATCTTCCTGAAGAGTTGCCGTTGCCAACCGATCGCCCACGCCCGCAGCGTTCAAGCTACCGGGGCAAACAATGGCATTTTGAAGTAGACACTGCGGTTTATGCGCGTTTACTTGAGGTCGCTAAACAACGCAACGCCAGCCTGTTTATGGTACTTCAGGCCGCGCTGGCGGTGCTGCTCGGCCGCTCAGGCGCGGGTAACGACATCCCGCTCGGCACGGTGATTGCCGGTCGTACCGATGATGCGCTCGAACCGCTGGTCGGCTTTTTTATCAATACGTTGGTATTACGCACCGATCTTTGCGGTAACCCCACGTTCGGCGAACTGCTGGCACGGGTTCGCGATCGCGCACTGCAAGCCTATGAGCATCAGGATCTCCCCTTTGAGAACCTGGTCGAAGCGCTAAACCCTGAGCGTTCACTGGCGCGTCATCCTCTGTTCCAGGTGATGCTGGTGCTGCAAAACATGGCGCAGGGCGAAGCCCGCTTCGACAAGCTGGAGACGCACGTTGCCACGCCGCTACTGCCGGTGGCGAAGTTTGATTTGACCTTTAATATCGAAGAGACGCCAACGGCATTAAAAGGGATCCTGGAATACGCCATCGATCTGTTTGATGAGGCCACCGCACAACGCCTGGCGAGCTATTTCACCAATCTGTTGATCGCCATCAGCATCGATGTCGATGTTCCGGTCAGTGAACTGGCGCTGTTTCGCGAGGATGAACGGCGGCAAATCCTTGAAGAATGGAATAATACCGCGCGCGAACTTCCGGCAATGACTTTTGCCGGGCAGTTTGAGGCCGTAGCCCTTGCGACACCGGACGCGCTGGCGCTGTCAGGTGACGGCGAGCAACTGACCTACGCGCAGTTAAACCTGCGGGCGAACCGCCTGGCGAACCTGATGATGGAGAAAGGCGTCGGCGCGGAAGATATTGTTGCTATCGCCCTGCCGCGCTCGGTTTCGCTGATTGTCGCGCTGGTGGCGACTCTGAAAACGGGCGCAGCCTACTTACCGCTCGACCCTGATTATCCGCCAGAACGCCTCAATTACATGTTAGAGCACGCCCGTCCCGCGCTGGTGATTACCCATTCAACGTTTGCCGACAAGCTGGGCGCGCAATATGCCTGCCTGCGACTCGATCACCCAGCAATGCGCGGGCAATTAGCGGATTTCTGCGCCGAGAGCATTACGTTGCCCCGCACGCTTGAGCTCGATAAAGCGGCCTACATTATCTATACCTCCGGTTCCACGGGGATGCCGAAAGGGGTGCTGGTCACGCACAGAGGCATCAGCCATCTGGTGGCAAGTCAGATTGAGCGTTTGCACATCACAGCACAAAGCCGCGTACTGCAATTCGCCTCCCCCAGTTTCGATGCCTCGTTCTGGGATATCAGCATGGCCCTGCTGAGCGGAGCATCATTGGTGGTGGCAGACCGGGAGGCGTTATCGCCGGGCAGACCGCTGTATGAGCTAATGCGCGATCAACACATTACCCATGCCACGCTTCCCCCGGTTGGCCTGGCGGTAATGCCGCGCGAGCCGTTGCCGATGTTAGAAACGCTGGTCGTGGCCGGGGAAGCCTGCCCGCCGGAACTGATTGCCTTCTGGGGAACAGGACGGCGGATGATCAACGCCTATGGGCCGAGCGAATCCACCGTTTGCGCCACCATCAGCCAGCCTTTACAGGCGAATCAGGTGCCGCCAATCGGTACGCCTATTCTCAATATGCAGGCCTATGTGCTGGATGCGTATCTGCAACCGGTGGCGCCGGGCGTGAAAGGCGAACTGTACATAGCCGGTGAAAGCCTGGCGCGTGGCTACCTAAAGCGGCCTGATTTAACGGCAGAACGCTTCGTCGCCAACCCGTTCGGCGCACCAGGAGGCCGGATGTATCGCACCGGCGATCTGGCAAGCTGGAACAGTCACGGTGAACTGATGTTCGCCGGGCGCGTCGACCACCAGGTTAAGATCCGCGGTTTTCGTATTGAGTTGGGCGAAATTGAGTCGCGGTTGTTGCAACATCCGCAACTGGAACAGGCGACGGTTATCGTGCGGGAAGATAAGCCAGGCTTGCGTCAACTGGTGGGCTACGCCGTGGCAAATGATGAAAACGCTGATGCCGCGCAGCTGCGCGACTATCTGCGTGATTACCTGCCTGACTATATGGTGCCGATTGCCATCGTCCTGCTTGCGGCAATTCCCGTCACGCCAAACGGTAAAATCGACCGCCGCGCACTGCCTGCGCCGAGTTTTACCCCGGTATCCCATTCTGAACCCACCAATGCGCAGGAGCAGTTGCTCTGCACCCTGTTCGCCGAGTTGCTGAATGTACCGCAGGTGGATAGTCAGGCCAGTTTCTTTGAGATGGGCGGCGACAGCATCACCGCCATCCAGTTGGTTGCCCGCGCTCGCCAGGCGGGTTGGGTTATCACCCCGCGCGAGGTTTTTGAACATAAAACCGTCAGCGGGCTGGCGAAGGTGATGAAGGCGACGACTGTCGCTGAGGTTACCCCGCAGATTGATTCTGTTGGCGAACTGCCTGCCACGCCGATTATCCACTGGCTGATGGAGAACCCCGGCGAGATCAATAGTTTCTGCCAGGCCACGTTACTGCAAACGCCGGAACAGTTGGATGAGGCGACATTAAGGCAAATGCTGACATGGCTTATGGAGCAGCATGATGCCCTGCGCTTAACCGCCAGCCGGTCAGCGCACGGCGAAATCACGCTGACGATCCCCCCCGCCCTCATTGATGAGGATTTCGTGCACATTGTCGATTGCCAGACATTGACCGCCGAAGCGCTTTCGCAACGCATTCAGGCTGAAAGCCAGTTTGCTAAGCAACGGCTCGACCCGGCAAGCGGGAAAATGGTGCAGGCCGTCTGGTTCCGTACCTCGCCAGGGCAACCGGGGCGGCTGATGCTGATGCTGCATCACCTGGTGGTAGACGGCGTCTCCTGGCGTCTGCTGGCGGCAGATTTACACACGCTTTGGCGCAACATTGTTGCCGGAACTTCACCGCAGCCGCTGAGCGCAGGCACGTCGTTCCGTGCCTGGGCCTGTGCGCTTTCGCAAGAAGCCCTCAGCCGGGCAAGTGAGCTGGCGCACTGGCAAGCGGTGTTGAATAAGCCGGACAGATTACTGACATCGCGCCCGCTGGATGGCGTAACAGACCAGATAGCCACCAGCGATTCACTCCAGGTGGAACTGCCAGCGGAGTATACCCAACCTTTGCTGGGCAGCGTGCCGACGCTGTTCCATGCGGGGATCAACGATGTGCTGCTGTGCGCATTCGCGCTGGCGGTTAACGAGTGGCGACAAGGTTCGCAAAACGATGTGCTGCTGGATGTGGAAGGGCATGGCCGCGAAGAGTTACCCAACACGGACTTGTCGCAGACCGTCGGCTGGTTTACTTGCATGTATCCGGTGCGTCTTGCGCCGGGAGCCGCACAGCCTGGCGATCCCCGGTCTTTGGGCAATGCGCTAAAACGGGTCAAAGAGCAGTTGCGCCAGTTGCCAGGTAATGGTCTCGGTTACGGCTTGCTGCGTTATGTGAACAGCCAGACACGACCCGTGCTTGCACAACTGCCACAGGCGCAGATGGGCTTTAACTATCTGGGGCGCATGACCGCCGGCGAAGAGCGAGAGTGGCACGTGGCGAAGGAAGCGAGCTTGCTTGATACCCGCGCCGATGCCAGCTTCGCCTTACCGCATGCGCTGTCGCTGAATGCCGTTGTCGAAGAGCGCCCGACTGGCCCCGTATTGGTCGCCAACTGGTCCTGGGCCACGGCGCTGCACAGCGAAGAGACGGTCAGCGTGCTGGGTAAATATTGGTTTCGTTGGCTAAAAGCCCTTTCGCAGCTCTCCAGCGTGCCTGATGCGGGTGGATTTACCCCGTCAGATATTCCTCTGGTTTCACTGCAACAAGAGGGTTTGTCAAAACTTCAGGCTAAATGGAAGAATAAAAAATGA
- a CDS encoding MbtH family protein, whose translation MSNPFENENLIFLVLVNDENQHSLWPEFIKIPDGWDTVFGPANRSSCIQYIEENWKDIKPKSLQTK comes from the coding sequence ATGAGCAACCCATTCGAAAATGAAAACCTTATTTTTTTGGTATTGGTAAATGACGAGAATCAACACTCTCTGTGGCCTGAATTCATAAAGATCCCGGACGGATGGGATACTGTTTTTGGGCCTGCAAACCGCAGTTCATGCATTCAATACATTGAAGAAAACTGGAAAGACATTAAGCCAAAGAGCTTACAAACAAAATAA